A region of Candidatus Methylomirabilota bacterium DNA encodes the following proteins:
- a CDS encoding CopG family transcriptional regulator: MTNPKRATVYFDADIHRALRLRAAASDQSISDMVNEAVKLTLAEDAEDLAAFGERKREPNLDFEQFVKALKRRGKL, from the coding sequence ATGACCAATCCAAAACGCGCGACCGTGTATTTTGATGCGGATATTCACCGGGCCCTGCGGCTCAGGGCGGCGGCGTCCGATCAGTCCATCTCGGACATGGTGAACGAGGCCGTGAAGTTGACCTTGGCGGAGGACGCGGAAGATCTGGCGGCGTTTGGCGAGCGCAAGCGGGAGCCGAATCTCGACTTCGAGCAGTTCGTGAAGGCTCTCAAGCGGCGTGGCAAGCTATAG
- a CDS encoding amidohydrolase family protein, which translates to MKDGLRFVDCDMHIMEPPDLFEKYLDPTFRSRVSLPIGADGRPKRGTIVIDGLPTTMDAELQQHRKRRQPGPSHSTQPLSGSRAYGDTGPLDFAIKRDYDPVAQLIGMEMEGVDIAVLYPTTGLSLLARDNMDPQLSLALCQAYNNWIHEFCRHSPDRLKFVAMLPPHEVHLACAELLRCVRELGAVGSFVRPNLVNGHYWHSNYWDPLYSMHEALDVTWGFHEGTGAWYSHMNVLYGENRFYRHVASHWIEMQQALIAMIVGGVFEFHPKLRVGFLEAQNSWVPGLLSRIEWDYPQYRDSHAPYLALTPKEYFRRNCWAAVEGSEPEIEATAGLIGGDRMCVSTDYPHFDSNFPNVSSNVLSRVPREIAAQILLGGAGLYAFTEAHFAKADAAAKRAPAAVPVGA; encoded by the coding sequence ATGAAAGACGGGCTCAGGTTCGTGGACTGCGACATGCACATCATGGAGCCGCCCGATCTCTTCGAGAAGTACCTCGACCCCACGTTCCGGAGCCGCGTGAGCCTGCCGATCGGCGCCGACGGCCGTCCCAAGCGCGGCACGATCGTCATCGACGGCCTGCCGACGACGATGGACGCCGAGCTCCAGCAGCACCGCAAGCGGCGCCAGCCGGGCCCGAGCCACAGCACGCAGCCGCTCTCGGGCTCGCGCGCGTATGGCGACACCGGGCCCCTCGACTTCGCGATCAAGCGCGACTACGACCCCGTGGCGCAGCTGATCGGCATGGAGATGGAGGGTGTGGACATCGCCGTCCTCTACCCGACCACGGGGCTGAGCCTGCTGGCCCGTGACAACATGGACCCCCAACTCTCGCTCGCGCTCTGCCAGGCCTACAACAACTGGATCCACGAGTTCTGCCGCCACAGCCCCGACCGGCTCAAGTTCGTCGCCATGCTGCCGCCCCACGAGGTGCACCTGGCCTGCGCGGAGCTCCTGCGCTGCGTGCGCGAGCTGGGCGCCGTGGGCTCGTTCGTCCGCCCGAACCTCGTCAACGGGCACTACTGGCACTCCAACTACTGGGACCCGCTCTACTCCATGCACGAGGCGCTGGACGTCACCTGGGGCTTCCACGAGGGCACTGGCGCCTGGTACTCGCACATGAACGTGCTCTACGGCGAGAACCGCTTCTACCGCCACGTCGCCAGCCACTGGATCGAGATGCAGCAGGCGCTGATCGCCATGATCGTGGGCGGCGTCTTCGAGTTCCACCCCAAGCTCCGCGTGGGCTTCCTCGAGGCGCAAAATTCCTGGGTGCCGGGTCTCCTGTCGCGCATCGAGTGGGACTATCCGCAGTACCGGGACTCCCACGCCCCGTACCTCGCGCTCACGCCGAAGGAGTACTTCCGGCGCAACTGCTGGGCCGCCGTCGAGGGGAGCGAGCCGGAGATCGAAGCCACGGCGGGGCTGATCGGCGGCGATCGCATGTGCGTCTCGACCGACTACCCGCACTTCGATTCCAACTTCCCGAACGTGTCGAGCAATGTGCTGAGCCGCGTGCCGCGGGAGATCGCCGCGCAGATCCTGCTGGGAGGCGCGGGCCTCTACGCCTTCACCGAGGCCCACTTCGCCAAGGCCGACGCGGCGGCGAAGCGCGCGCCGGCGGCCGTCCCCGTCGGAGCCTAG
- a CDS encoding NAD(P)-dependent oxidoreductase gives MAVSVGFIGVGNMGNPMAGNVLKALFPMTVFDTNPKAMENLVEAGARRAGSAREVVDQSEIVLTSLPASPDVEAMYLEPGGLVERAKPGTILIDLSSVLPSTPRKIEPRAKARGVYFLEAPVSGGVSGARAATLAIMVGGDAEPLARAQPVLRAIGPNIFHVGPVGAGNTMKAINNMMACVNGVAMMEGLVLGVKAGLDPMTIYEVVKASSGGSKALERIPRALIPRNFEPGFKVALMNKDLETFNTIAKELHVPVSFSNVAQRYQQAAMAAGLAEQDTSVVLTIIERLAVAQVPRGEPPKE, from the coding sequence ATGGCTGTCTCCGTAGGGTTCATCGGTGTCGGGAACATGGGCAATCCGATGGCGGGCAACGTGTTGAAGGCTCTCTTCCCGATGACGGTCTTCGACACAAACCCCAAGGCGATGGAGAACCTTGTCGAGGCCGGAGCCCGTCGAGCCGGCTCGGCGCGCGAGGTCGTCGACCAGTCCGAGATCGTGCTGACCTCGCTGCCGGCCTCCCCCGATGTGGAAGCGATGTATCTCGAGCCCGGCGGCTTGGTGGAGCGCGCCAAGCCCGGGACGATCCTCATCGACCTGAGCAGCGTCCTGCCCTCGACGCCGCGGAAGATCGAGCCCCGCGCGAAAGCTCGCGGCGTGTACTTCCTCGAAGCGCCGGTGAGCGGCGGCGTGAGCGGTGCGCGGGCGGCCACGCTGGCGATCATGGTCGGCGGCGACGCGGAGCCCCTGGCGCGCGCCCAGCCGGTCTTGCGCGCCATCGGCCCGAACATCTTCCACGTCGGACCTGTCGGCGCCGGCAACACCATGAAGGCGATCAACAACATGATGGCCTGCGTCAACGGCGTCGCGATGATGGAAGGCCTCGTGCTCGGCGTGAAGGCGGGCCTCGACCCGATGACGATCTACGAGGTGGTCAAGGCGAGCAGCGGGGGCAGCAAGGCGCTCGAGCGCATCCCGCGCGCGTTGATCCCGAGAAATTTCGAGCCGGGCTTCAAGGTGGCGCTGATGAACAAGGATCTCGAAACGTTCAACACCATCGCCAAGGAGCTCCACGTGCCGGTCAGCTTCTCGAACGTCGCCCAGCGCTACCAGCAGGCGGCAATGGCAGCCGGGCTGGCCGAACAGGACACCAGCGTGGTCTTGACGATCATCGAACGACTGGCGGTCGCGCAGGTCCCCCGTGGCGAGCCACCGAAGGAATAG
- a CDS encoding alpha/beta hydrolase, whose amino-acid sequence MLWVKTFRLAVIIVIIGGLLMPARAAESPQTRQLRVNGADLSYLDEGTGAPVVFVHGSFADLRFWEPQRQAIAQQYRFIAYTRRYHGTTPWADEGGNYSAATHAADLTAFIRQLNGGTVHLVALSYGGLLATLVASEHPELLRSVTLAEPIIGALLANTPEGKSALADQGKTVAAVAGAVKAGDSVQASKLFFEAANNQGAGALEKQPEAIRRMILDNARTVPLMIAAPAAPAVSCASLGGVKVPTFVVGGEQTARFYSLINEEVVRCTPGSRMVRIPHATHWMSMQNPAAFNEALLQFLAQH is encoded by the coding sequence ATGCTGTGGGTTAAAACGTTCCGGCTGGCCGTCATCATCGTGATCATCGGTGGCCTCCTCATGCCAGCGCGTGCTGCCGAGTCGCCGCAGACGCGTCAACTGCGTGTGAATGGCGCCGACCTCTCCTACCTCGACGAGGGTACGGGCGCTCCAGTCGTCTTTGTGCACGGCAGCTTCGCCGACCTGCGCTTCTGGGAGCCGCAACGCCAAGCGATTGCGCAGCAGTACCGCTTCATTGCTTACACGCGGCGGTATCACGGCACGACCCCGTGGGCCGACGAAGGGGGAAACTATTCTGCAGCGACTCATGCCGCGGATCTTACCGCCTTCATTCGTCAGTTGAACGGCGGCACGGTCCACCTCGTCGCGCTCTCCTATGGCGGGCTTCTTGCCACCTTGGTGGCGTCGGAACACCCAGAACTCCTGCGCAGCGTCACGTTAGCGGAACCCATAATTGGAGCGCTCTTGGCAAACACCCCGGAAGGCAAGTCTGCGCTCGCCGACCAGGGTAAAACGGTGGCCGCGGTCGCCGGGGCAGTCAAGGCTGGAGATTCCGTACAGGCCAGCAAGCTGTTCTTTGAGGCGGCGAACAACCAAGGCGCCGGCGCCCTCGAAAAGCAGCCAGAGGCTATACGTCGGATGATCCTGGATAACGCCAGGACAGTCCCACTGATGATAGCCGCGCCTGCGGCGCCAGCGGTCTCCTGCGCCAGCCTTGGCGGCGTGAAGGTGCCGACCTTCGTCGTGGGTGGGGAGCAGACCGCGCGATTTTATTCTCTGATCAACGAGGAAGTCGTGCGGTGCACGCCCGGCAGCCGCATGGTGAGGATTCCCCACGCCACGCACTGGATGTCCATGCAGAATCCAGCGGCATTCAACGAGGCGCTATTGCAGTTCCTGGCGCAGCATTGA
- a CDS encoding type II toxin-antitoxin system RelE/ParE family toxin: MASYRVLIKSSAAEEIEAVDQKKDRQRIVAGIRSLADDPRPPGCEKLASEADRYRIRVGRYRVIYSVGDGELLVVVVRVGHRKDVYR, from the coding sequence GTGGCAAGCTATAGGGTCCTGATCAAGTCTTCCGCGGCCGAGGAGATCGAGGCCGTTGATCAAAAGAAGGACCGTCAGCGCATCGTGGCCGGCATCCGTTCGCTGGCCGATGATCCTCGGCCGCCTGGTTGCGAGAAGCTCGCCAGCGAGGCCGACCGGTATCGTATAAGAGTGGGCCGGTATCGAGTCATCTACTCAGTCGGGGACGGGGAGCTGCTCGTCGTTGTGGTCCGGGTTGGGCATCGCAAGGACGTCTATCGATGA